The Anaerotignum propionicum DSM 1682 sequence ATAATCACAAGCTGTTCATCTTTATAGTTTTTAATTTCGCCAATATCAATCAGTGTGCGAGGGGGAATGGCCAAATATTCTAACTCGGAAGCAGTTTTCACTGCATTGACCATACTTCTGCCGATAATGGCAACCTTACGTCCATACATATAAGCAGCGTTTACCACCTGCTGTATTCGATGGATGTTGGACGAGAATGTTGCAACCATAATGCGGTTTTTGGGAGTATCCTCAAAAATTTTCTCAAAAACCTTACCAACGTTCTTTTCAGACATAGTGAAGCCTTTTCTTTCCGCATTGGTACTATCACTCATTAACAGAAGAACGCCTTCTTTTCCTAACTCTCCAAAACGCTGTAGGTCAATAATTTCCCCATCAATGGGTGTATAATCCACCTTGAAATCTCCCGTGTGCACAACCGTTCCGATGGGTGTATGAATTGCCAGCGCCACGGAATCAGCAATGGAGTGATTGGTGTGGATGAATTCCACATTAAACTGACCCAAATTCACCCGCTCTCTTGGAACAACGGTATGCAAAACAGTTTTATCCAGCATTTTGTGTTCTCTTAGTTTGTTTTCCAACAGCCCTAAGGTTAATAGCGTACCAAATACAGGTACATTCAGCTGTTTCAGAATATAAGGTAATGCACCAATATGATCCTCATGACCATGGGTCAGTACAATACCCCTTACTTTGTCTATGTTTTTGATCAGATAAGTTACATCGGGGATAACCAAGTCAATTCCCAGCATGTCATCCTCAGGGAATGCCAGACCACAGTCAATGACCATAATATCATTACCATATTCAAGCATGGTCATATTTTTCCCGATTTCTTCTAACCCACCCAATGCGGCAATCTTAAGCTTTGCCTTGGGTTTTGGTTTTCTTCCTGCCAAAAAACACACCTCCTTTTCATTTCATTTTCCGTTTTCCTTATTTCTTAATTATGCCGCAAAAAAGCGGAGTTTAAACCGCAAAAACAAAACCCTATACAAATAAAAAGCTTTTAATTTGTATTTTGGGTATACATAAAAAGGGCAGTCACCAGCATTTTTTTGAAAGCATCTCTCTCGCTACACGCTTTCTCCCTAGAGGCTCTGCCAAATCCTATGTAGATTGTTCTCTTTCTTTTCACGCACATGATGATTCGGCAGTAAGCCTTTCATCTATCGTAAACGCAAATTTCGTAGCGTCTTAGATCAAATTGTTATATAATTTTTTTTGCAGTGCCATTTTAATCAGCATAAAGCTGCCATTAAAATAAACTGCATTTCTCCTAAACCCCTGTCCAAATAAACGGAGTTTACCAATAAAGCTCCCATATATATTATTTATTGTATGCTGCTCATATAGTAAGGGGAGAAAATCACCTTTTTCATCAAGCTTTTACTAACATAAAAGGCATTACTTATAAGCATTCCTCCTGAAAAAGGAATGCATGTAAAGTTTTGTTAAAAAAATACCTATTGAAAAGTATCATTCTTTCATATAAAAGGAGCTTTCACAAGAGATAGGTCTGGAAATCCTGATTCCAATCACACTCTCCCTGCTTCACGCAAAATTAACTCACTTGTTCTTTATTATACAACATCAACTTAGTCAATTTCCACTTCGTAGTCGTCGCCCTTTTGTGCGAATAGGTCTGCCACACGGTCAAATTCTGCATCATCCTCAACCATTTCGTAGGTAACATCATCTGTATTAATTGAAGTTTCCTTCAAAATCAGGGCTTCTGCCTCATCATCATCAATCAATTCCGTTTCAACAACCAGTAAATAACGCTCGCCACCACAAGCTACATTATCGATAATAGAAAACTCAACTTCAGAACCATCTTCAGCGGTCATTGTCACGGTTTCAAACTCATATTCATTTACTTCTTCAAAAATATCTGCCATTTAATCTAGCTCCTTTACATTCCGTCTGCCACAGGCTTATCCTCTGTTTCTGCTATCCAAATAGCCTTGAAGGATATGCACAGCAGCCATCTTATCAATCACACTTTTTCGCTTCTCATGGCTTAGCGCCGCCTCACGCAACGCCCGCTCAGCGGCAATGGTACTAAAGCGTTCATCCCATAAAACAAGTTCTATATTGGGAAAACGTCTCTCAATGCGCTCTGCAAAAGCCTTGGTCTTAATACAGCGTTCTCCTTCGGAGTTATCCAAGTTTTTGGGATAGCCCATAACAATAACCTCAGGCTGATACTCCTCTGCCAATTCTGACAAACGCTTTAAGCTCTTCTTATATTCGCCAGGGTTATCCCTACGGATAATTTCCACACCCTGCGCTGTCCACCCCAAGGGATCACTCACCGCAACCCCAATGGTTTTATCGCCATAATCTAATCCTAAAATTCGCAAATAGGTTCCTCTTTCTTATTCATTACGATTCATGTAGTCCTTTACCAATTCTTCCAGCAGTTCATCTCGCTCCAATTTACGAATCATTACACGGGCATTCATATAGCTGGTGATATAGGTAGGATCTCCGGATAAAATATATCCGACAATCTGATTTACGGGGTTATATCCTTTTTCCTTCAAAGCCGTACTAACAGCGATGAGGATCTTTTTTGCTTCATTCTCGGGTTCTTTTTCTACTCTACCAAAATATTGTGTTTCGTTGATATTACTCATACTTCTCACTCCCCACCCACTTGATCCATTCGCTCTTCTTATTATCTTACTTCATCATAATATAAACCAAAGCGGATTGCAACTATATTATCTTTACAGAATAATTACAAAATTGCCTCGCCAAAAGCATTTTCTCCTTGCACTTGAACAATTTTTGTGAAAACCAGCCGATTGGATAAGTCTACATCGCTATTTGTCAGCACCTTCATGTAATTTGAAGTATGCCCTTCATAGATTCCCGCTTCTACAGATCTTTCATACAGAACCTCCACGGTTTTGTCAACATACTTACTTAGAAATTCCCCACTCATTTTATCGCTTAAAGCGAGCAATTGATGGCTTCTATCTGTTTTTATGTTACTTGGCAGCTGATCTTTTCTTTCTGCCGCCGGAGTTCCATTCTTGGGTGAATAAGGAAATACATGAATTTTCGCAAAGCAGATTTCCTCTGCAAAAGCATAGGAAGCCTTGAAATCTTCTTCTGTTTCTCCGGGGAAACCCACAATGATATCCGTGGTTAATGCCACATCAGGCAAATACTTTCTTAAAAGCGTTGCCGCTTCACGGTATTTTTGCGTATCATACTTACGGTTCATTTCTTTCAGAGTTCTGTCGCACCCACTTTGCAAGGAAAGATGAAAGTGATGGCACACCTTTGGCAGCTCTGCCATGGTTTTTGCAAACTCTTCCGTCACCACATTGGGCTCAATAGAGCTAAAGCGAATACGGCGAATGCCCTCAACTTCGTGAACCTTTCGTAAAATTCCCAGAAGGTTCGTATCAGTCCTATCCTTCCCATAGCTCGCCACATGAATTCCTGCCAAGACAATTTCTTGGAATCCATTTTCTGCCAAACGAGCAACCTCATCCACAACATCTTTGGGCTCACGACTGCGGATTGGCCCACGTGCGTAAGGAATAATGCAGTATGAACAATATTGACTGCATCCATCCTGAATTTTTAAATATGCCCGGGTACGATTTGCGAGTTTTTGAATAGAAAGGGGCTCAAACACCCGCTCCTTCATAATATCAGTCACATAGTTTTCCACGCCGTTTTGAGGTTGATACTGTTCCACCATTTCCACAATCTGCCCGCGGTCTTTGGTTCCAATAACCAAATTTACACCTTCAACAGACATAATCTCCTCAGGTGCTGTCTGGGCATAGCATCCCACCACAGCAACCACAGCATTTTCATTCTGCCGTTTTACCTTACGTATCAATTGTCTTGATTTTTTATCCCCAAAATTGGTAACCGTGCAGGTATTAATTACATATACATCTGCCGCTTCATCTATACCTACAATTTCATAACCCTTTTCGGCAAACAGCTCAGCAATGGCTTCGCTTTCGTATTGGTTTACCTTGCACCCAAGGGCATAACTTGCTGCTCTTTTCATGTTTCTCTCCGTTCCTTCTCGGTTTCAAAGCCCAGTCAACTCTCGAATGGCTTTGACTACCCCACCTTTATTGTTACTCCCCGCCTGAAAACGGGCGAATTTTTTCACACCGCTGGATGCACCTTCCATGGCATAGCTGTAATAAGCCTGTTTTAGCATCTCAACATCATTATACTGATCCCCAAAAACTACGGTTTCTTGCGGGGTTATGTTCCACATTTTTTGCAAAGCCGCAACTGCCGTTCCTTTTGTAACATCCCTTAACCCTGTGTCTAAACAAGCATCGCCGGAAATCACAAGATTTAAACTGTTATCCAGTTTTGGGCGTAATCTTTCATAGCAGTTTTCTGCACTTTTTCCTCCATGAGAAATCATGGATACTTTAAAAATGTCATCTTTCACTTGGAATAAATCCTCTGCCAGCCTCATTTCATAATGAAATAAGGGTGATGACAAATAATCCAAAAGCTCAGGGCTTCTGGTATAACTGCAATATTTTGCACAAAGCAAAGGTTCTACATCTTTGAGCATAAATATATTCTCCAAACAGTGAGCCACTTCGTGTTTTGCCATGGGCTCAACCACAAGCTCTTTTCCATCATCCACCACAAAGGCACCATTTTCTGCAATTACAACAACATCATTTATATGCTCATGAAAATGCTTTTTCAGGCTTGGGTATTGCCTGCCACTGGCAACTACAAAGCGAATCCCCTTTTCCTTTAGCCTAGGCAAAATATTATAGATTTCTGAATCAATACTCTTTTCATCATTGAGCAGTGTGCCATCCATATCCGAAACAATTAATTTAATCATTTTATTCCCTCTTACACTTTGCTTATTTTAAAAAAAATGGGAAGTATCTTTAATGCAATATTCACATCCTTACCTGAAAGCCAAACCAAATATTTGCGTAATTGATCCCACTTCTGGCGTTTTAACAATACTTGTGAACAAATTTCTTCCATCTCTCCTAATTTTTCGATAATTTCATCCTTTTCATGCTTTGATAAGGCTTCCATAAATCCAATTTCCAAACGCAATTGCGTAAAATCAACATCCATAATGATGTCATTTTGCTCCTGCCTCAAATAATATTCCAACAAACCTTCGTTTTTATAACCGTTCTGACGAAAGCCTTCCAGTCGTTCCAGCATTTTCCTTACATTTTCACGATATGCCTCCGCCTGCAATGCAGTTTTTTCGTAGGGTTGAATCACCCTAAGCTCATCACAAAAGCCCTCTATGATTTCCCCATAAGTACTCATCAAATAGCGGAATAAAACAGACATTTTCTCCTCATCATACGAGTAGGCATCCCAAGTTTCAAGACTGCGGTCAATATCTTCATCCAGCTTGCGACAAAAATCTTTTTCATCCATAAAGACCCCATCCTTTCCAGAACTATATCCACCCTCGTATTCTCCTGTATTTTTTCAGTATATCATAAATCGAAACGTCTTTGCAAGGCTTCCCATAAAAGGAAAAGAGCCTTTCCCAAAGGAAAAACTCTCAATTTTTTTCAAAGGGTGTCGAATTAACGACACCCAAAACGCTTTCTGTTTTCTTAAACCTCATCATCCTCAATAATTACAACCATACCGCCTAAACGTCTGTTTAGCTCGCTTCTGGAAATTTTAATGATGTTAGGGGTAACACCGTCTGCTTGGGCTTCAATGAAATAAGGTTCCTCATTGTCACAATCGTTTTCATCAAGCCAACCACCGAAGAAGGACAAAATTGAACGCATAATTTCAACGCTATGACCCCAATAATCCAAGTCAAGGAAAATCATACGATTTTTCTCTCCATTTTTGGAAAATTTTCGGCTTTTGTAAACCATTGTAAAAAGTCGTCTTTCCTCGCCCTTGTATGTGAAATAAACTGCCATTTCATTGCTTTCGCCGAAACGATTTTCATAGCGGTTTATTTTTGCACTGGGGTCGAAATATTTTAAAACAAACTGATAAAGCTGTTCCAGTTCTATTTCTTTTGTAATATATCCATGAGTTTTTGCTGTCATAGATGGCGCTCCTTTCTAGGCTCTCTCGTGTCAAAAAATAGTTTGTGTGCGAAATATCTCTTTATGATTGCATTATACAGTAACAAAACAGCTCTGACAAGAGCAATACCGCAGAATCATTAGAAAAAAATCAAGGTCATTTTTAGGCACTTTTTTATCCATATATTACAATAAAATACCAAATATATGGATGCGAATGACGTTTTTGTCCTCTATGTTTTTCCCCATGCTATTATATGCAAATTTTATAATTTTTCTAGTATTTTTTCCACCAGCTCACTGCAACGCTTTGCTGCCATGATGCTGAATTTTTCAAAGGAAATCGTAGCTTCTTCGCCTGCACCATCGGAAATGGCACGAACAATCAAAAATGGAATGCGATTTAACCAACATGCATGGGCAATGGCCGCACCTTCCATCTCCGCACATGTCCCTTGCACATTCTTACGGATGGTCGCCTTACCTTCCTTTGTACAAATAAATTGATCACCACTGGCAATACGCCCAGTGATAACCCGATAGCCATCGGCAATTTCCGCTGCCGAAGCTTGCGCCAAGCGAATCAATTCCTCGTCAGCCTTAAAATAGCTCTCTGCCATACGAGGAATCATCCCAATTGGGTCTCCTAAGGCTGATGTATCCATATCATGCTGTACCGCATCGGTGGAAATCACGATATCTCCGATTTTCAATTCCTCAACCAGTGCTCCCGCAACACCCAGCACCAGAATATAATCCACACCAAATAAATCAATCATGGCTTGGGTGCAAATAGCCGCATTCACCTTGCCAATTCCGCTTCTTACCAAAACGATATTATTCCCTTTATATCTGCCAATAAAAAAAGACAGGCCAACAACATTTTTTGTCGTAACAATTTCGATTTTCTCTTTTAAACAAAGAATTTCTTCCTCCATTGCCCCAATAATTCCAATGGTTTTCATTTTTGTCATCTCCACTCTGTGTAATGTTTGTTGGACGGTTACATCTTCGCCCAATTATCTGTATTTTAATCATAGCACAATACCCTGCTGTTTTACAAGAGAACATATTTCTCCTTGTCCTCCATTGCAAAACTCTCTCATCTTTTGTATACTATTAGGAAAGTTTATAAAAAGGAAGGGTTCTATGCAACCGGTAATCGGCATTACTCCAGACTATGATAGCAGCATCAATAGATATAAAATACACCAAGATTATATTTCCGCCATTTCTTCCGCTGGTGCTCTCCCAATTTTGTTGTTTCCCCATGCTGAAATTCCGCCCTTTCTTGACGGAATTGTATTCAGCGGCGGAGGTGACATTGATCCATTGCTGTTCCAAGAGGAGCCCTTGGCACAAAGCGGCGAAATTTCCCCATTGAGGGATGAATATGAAATTTCTTTGTGCCGTGAAGCCGTGGACAAAAACATTCCTATATTAGGAATTTGCCGTGGCATGCAGGTGATTAATATTGCCTTGGGCGGAACAATTTACCAGGATATTTCCGTTCAAACGGGCAGTAAACTAAAGCATAGTCAGCAGGCACCCCGTGAATATGGAACCCATAGTATTCTCATTGAAAATGACTCTCTGCTTTCTACCTTGTTGGGTAAGGAAAAAGTTACGGTAAATTCCTTCCATCATCAGGCAGTTGCTCTTTTGGGTGACGGACTGCGTGTTTCGGCAAAAAGTCTCGACGGCCTAATCGAAGCCATTGAGCATACTCAGAATCTCTTTGTCTTAGGGGTCCAGTGGCATCCCGAAGCAATGGGCACAAAAGAACAAAAGAAGCTTTTTTCTGCTTTTTTAACTGCCGCAGAAAAATTTAAGGAAACAGGAGGTAACAATGGGAAAATTGCAAGGAATTCTTAGCTTTGAAGCTTTGATGGAAACCGGTGCCGCCGTTGGTATAAAAATTCTTGAAGTCGGAGGAACCTTACTCCTCTGTTGGATTATCATCCGTATCGTCAATCGTGTAACGCAAAAGTTCTTCCAAAAGCAAACACAAAAACAACGTTTGGCTATGTCTGAGAGAAAGGCAAACACGTTGAATACAATTACTTCCAGCGTGTTGAAATATGTGGTCTACTTTATTGGATTGTTCACAATTTTGAATTTGCTGGGAGTAGACCCCAAATCCTTATTGGTTATTGCAAGTGCCGGTTCTGTTGCCATCGGCTTGGGCGCACAGAGCGTTGTCACTGATATGCTAGAGGGATTTTTCATTTTTTTTGAAGACCACTTTGCTGTTGGCGATGTGGTTACCATTCAAAATATCACAGGTACCGTAGAGAGTGTCACCTTACGCTATACAACAATAAGGGATGCTCAGGGAAAAGTTCACATCATTCCCAATGGTTCCGTTGGTATTGTAACAAATATGTCCAGTGAATTTATCAATGCAATCGTAAATGTAGGTGTGGCATACGAAGAGAATATTGACCATGTATTATTGATTCTTCAGGATGAAATGAAGAAAACCTCAGATATGGAGAGCATTTTGGAAACACCTGTTATCCTCGGTGTAGTTGGCTTGGATGAATCCGCCGTTACCATTCGTATTGTTGCAAAATGCATGGTAAAAACCAATTTCGCCGTGGAAGTAGAACTGCGCAGACGTATCAAAAACCGTTTCGATCAAGAGGGAATTGAAATTCCTTTTCCACAGCGTATCGTTCATATTGTAAAAGAAAAGGAGGAGGCATAAATATGGTTTTTTCAGTTGGAGATATTGTGCAGATGAAGAAGACCCACCCCTGCGGCTCCAGCCAGTGGGAAATTCTTCGTGTAGGCATTGATTTTCGTATTAAGTGCTGCGGCTGTGGCCATATGGTTATGCTGCCTAGAGTAAAGTTTGAAAAGAATGTGAAAAAAATTGTATCCGAAAGCAAGGAAGAAAAATAATTTTTGGTTAAACATATAACAAAAAGCCTTTCCAAGCACCCGCAGCATCATTTGGGGCGTTAATGGAAAGGCTTTTTTTACAAGGTTCCTACAAATTTCTTAAATAATTAGTACCATTTTTCAAAACAATTGCTATTCTTTAAATATAATTGTAAAATTTTAGATATTGCCTTGTCCTATGAGGTATTATTGACTATTAAAAAATCAAGAGGTGGGGTAAACATTGAAAAGATTTATTAAATCTTTATTTATTATTCTTGGGTTATATTTAGCATGTGATGCATTCATTTTGTCACTGGTAATTAGTTTTAATATCGGTGTTATAGCAACATTTATGGTGGGTGCTGTCTATTTCATCTATGGTTTTTATTATGAAGGGATTCAACTTCTTTCAAAAAAAGGCGTTGTTAAGTGGCTAAAAAATTTATTCTTAATAGGTAATACAATTATGATTTCGGCTATTCTATTTATTGCTGTCTTTGGTCAAATAGACACTGCAACTTATAAAGAGGATGCTGTCATTGTTCTTGGCGCAGGACTGAATGGGGATAAGATTACACTACCCCTTTATTATAGACTGGAAAAAAGCATAGAGTATTTCAATGCAAATCCAAACGCAATGATCGTTGTATCTGGTGGACAAGGCCGCAACGAAACCATAACGGAAGCCCTGGCAATGGAAAGATACTTGCTTTCAAAAGGAATTCCCGAAAATAAGATAATAAAGGAAGATAATTCTACAAGCACCTATGAAAACTTTCTTTTATCCAAAAAGCTATTAGATACTCATTTTAAAAACGAATACAAGTCAGTTTTTATAACAAATGATTTTCATCTATTTAGAGCAAACGAGTTATCTAAAATTGTAGGAATCAATAGTAACTATCTGCATGCAAAAATACAATGGTATATCGCTCCTGTAAACTATATACGGGAGGTCTTAGCCCTTATAAAACTTATAATACTAAGACAGTAGCTGAACCAACATTAAAAAATGTTGGTACGTTTTTTCTTTGATTGGAAGGCTAAAACTTACCACGGAGGGAACTATGAAAAAATTAAAAATAGTTTTTGTTTGCGTTGTAATTGCAATTATTGGCCTATTTTATTACTTTTCGATAGACTATCAACGGATAAGAGGGTTTTATAAATTTCCTGAAAATAGCGTACAGGCTATGTCTATGAACGGGGTTGCATGGCAGAAAAAGAGAACTATACCCAGATTGATCCTTCTGATTATGAAACATTATTGCAGATTGTATCCCAGATTCAATATATGAATCCAAACATAGATCCACCCTCAATCAAGTACACTGTTTATGGCGGCGGTGGCTATGAATTTGATATAGTTTCTGAAAATGCAGTAACAACTTTCGGCATCAGCTGCAATGAATTAGAACCTAACATTCGTAGAGTCACCCTTTCTGACGGAAGAATAGAACGGTATATATCTGCCTATGTAAACAATGACCTTTATCAGGAATATAAAAGTCTTGCAAAGAAATATATGAAAGAATCTAAGAATTCTGAAATCCAATCATGATCCCCTCTCTCACAAAGTGCCTGATTCTCTAAAAAAATTATTTATTCAATCCAGTGGGAGAATTGTAATAAAAAGTCTCTTCTCTTGATGATAAGATGGAGAATTCTCTTTTCATGACTCATAATTATCCCCTTACCATTTTGTAAACGACATTTATAAAAGCATCATACTCCAACCATAAACACAAAAACGGCAGAGAGTGCCTTTTCAAAATACTGAAAACTGCGTTCCCTGCCTAACATTTATCATATCAAAAACAAAACTTTTCAATGTTTCTTTTGTGATAACTTAAAAACCTTATAACAATTATTTCTTTCTCATGGCATTCAAAATTGCTAATACTGCCACACCAACATCCGCAAAAACTGCCATCCACATGGTTGCCATACCAACAGCACTCAATACCAAAACCAATGCTTTGATACCTAATGCAAAGGCAATGTTTTGTCTTACGATAACCCGTGTGTTTTTTGCAATACGAATACCCACAGATAATTTTCCAATATCATCATCCATCAGTACCACATCCGCCGCCTCAATGGCCGCATCCGAACCAATGCCTCCCATGGCAACACCCAAATCCGCTCCTGCCAATACGGGAGCATCATTAATGCCATCCCCAACAAAGGCAACCTTTCCGCCTGTTTCTTTCCCTTTGATTTCATCTAAAATACGAACCTTATCCTCGGGCAACAGTTCTGCATAGAATTGATCAATCCCCAATTCTTTCGCCATAACCTGAGCATTTTCTTTCCTATCCCCAGTGAGCATCGTCATGGTGTGCACACCCATGCTCCGTAGTGAAGACAATGCCTCCTTGCAGTTATCCTTAAGGGTATCGGCCACCACGATATAACCCATATACATTCCATCTTTAGCAACATAAACCACAGATCCAACACCCTGGTAAGGCTTGAAGGAAATTTTCTCTCGCTCCATTAATCGGTGATTTCCCAATAAGACCTGTTCTCCATTTAAGCTGTAAGAGACACCAAAGCCACCCAACTCCTTATAATCCACTGCCGAATCCGCAGAGATTTCCTTTGTCTTTTTATACTCCTGAACAATTGCTTCTGCAATGGGATGATTACTGTTGGCCTCACCCAAAGCTGCCAAATACATAAGTTCCTCTTTTTCTTGCCCTTCTATTTCTACTACAGAAAATTTACCTTTGGTTAAGGTGCCAGTCTTATCAAAAACAAGCTGAGATACATGACAAAGGGTATCCAAGTCCCCTCCACCTTTTACTAAAATGCCATTCTTGGAGGATGCACCAATGCCGGCAAAATAGCTTAATGGTACCGAGAGCACTAAAGCACATGGGCAAGATACTACCAAGAAAATCAAAGCACGCCCAAACCACATCTGGAATTCACCAAAGCCCAATACCGGAGGTAGTACCGCCAAAGCCACAGCCAAACCAACTACAACAGGGGTATAAACCCTTGCAAAGCGTGTAATAAAACGTTCTGTTTTGGATTTTTTTCCTGAGGCATTTTCAACCATTTCCAAAATCTTCATAACCGTGGAATCTTTAAACGGTCTTGTTACTTCTACCTTCAAATTACCGTCCAAATTAATGCAACCGCTTAAAACATCACTGCCTGGTTCTACCCCTCTGGGTAAAGCTTCCCCTGTCAAAGCCGCTGTATCTAAATTGGCATGGCCTTCCTTAACCCTGCCATCCAGAGGAATTCTTTCCCCCGCCTTCACCAAGATAATATCACCAATTTGTACCTCTTCGGGATGTACTCGTTTGACTCCGCTTTCCGTAATAACTTCCGCTGAATCCGGGCGAATATCTAATAGCGCAGTGATAGATTTTCTGGATCTGCGTACTGCATAATCCTGAAAAGCCTCACCAATCTGATAAAACATCATAACAAATACCGCTTCCGGCATTTCTCCAATGGCAATGGCACCTACGGTAGAGATAGACATTAAAAAATTTTCATCAAAAACTTGACCTCTTGCGATGTTTTTAATGGCTCTTAGCAAAACATCATAGCCAAAAATCCCATAAGAAATCAAAAATAAAGGAACGGTCCAAGTGGTCTCACTCATGAAGAATGCTGCTAAAAACAAAATACCTCCCAGACCAAAACGAATCAGAAGTTTTTTCCCTTCTCCTTCTTCTCCGTTACCATGGTCGTGTCCGTGGTCATCCTCAAGCGCATGACTATCTTCATGTTCGCGGCTACCTTCATGGCAATGGGAACAGGAACAACCGGCAGTCTCTACAGCTCTACTGTTTTCCATGGCTACCACCACATCAGGTTCAAATTTATGTACAATTTTCTCAATTTTCTGCAAAACACCCAGTTCTTCGGTCCCCTCAGATAGAGAAACCTCCATCGTTTGCTTTACTAGGTTAATTTCCGCTTGACGGGTTTCACTCAGAGCATTCACCGCTGTTTCAATCTTACCTGCACAGTTGGCACAGGTTAATCCTTTTAAATATACTTTCACACCAAAACACCTCCATAAATGTTCATATGATTATTTGTTCATATATTATTTTTTAAAATAGGCTGTCAAAATATCTCTTTTAACAGCCTTATTCCTTACTCAGTATAACCACGTTTATGCTGAATATGAGTCATGCCTTGCTCTAAAATTGTTTGAACATGTTCATCATCCAAAGAATAGAAAACCGTCTTTCCTTCTTTGCGGTATTTCACCAACAGATTTTGACGCAATACTCGCAATTGATGGCTCACAGCAGACTGGGACATTTCTAAACAATCAGCCAATTCTCCAACATTTTTTTCTCCGGCTAAAAGGCTTTGCAATAATCTGATTCTTGTAACATCCCCAAAAACCTTAAAAAACTCTGCAACATCTCGTAAATAATCCTGCTCTATTTCATCAAGTACATGAATATCGCCAGGCGTAATGGTATCATGTTTCATAGAACCACCTCAATTCATTTGAATGATTGAATAACTATTCATATATTATCACGAGCAACTATTTCTGTCAACGGTAATTTCAACTTTCTTGAAATTCAATTAGTTGAATAAAACCTCTTACAGCGTGTGGCAGAGTTACATTCTTTAAATGAACCATGCCAATATTGCGTTTTGGCAATGGCGGCGTAATGGGTATTTCAAAAAGACGTTTCTCCTTTAGCGCTTCTTCTGTAAACTCTTTAATAACATAGGTCAGTCCTAAATTAATTTGGGCAAA is a genomic window containing:
- a CDS encoding DUF951 domain-containing protein encodes the protein MVFSVGDIVQMKKTHPCGSSQWEILRVGIDFRIKCCGCGHMVMLPRVKFEKNVKKIVSESKEEK
- a CDS encoding mechanosensitive ion channel family protein; the protein is MGKLQGILSFEALMETGAAVGIKILEVGGTLLLCWIIIRIVNRVTQKFFQKQTQKQRLAMSERKANTLNTITSSVLKYVVYFIGLFTILNLLGVDPKSLLVIASAGSVAIGLGAQSVVTDMLEGFFIFFEDHFAVGDVVTIQNITGTVESVTLRYTTIRDAQGKVHIIPNGSVGIVTNMSSEFINAIVNVGVAYEENIDHVLLILQDEMKKTSDMESILETPVILGVVGLDESAVTIRIVAKCMVKTNFAVEVELRRRIKNRFDQEGIEIPFPQRIVHIVKEKEEA
- a CDS encoding gamma-glutamyl-gamma-aminobutyrate hydrolase family protein produces the protein MQPVIGITPDYDSSINRYKIHQDYISAISSAGALPILLFPHAEIPPFLDGIVFSGGGDIDPLLFQEEPLAQSGEISPLRDEYEISLCREAVDKNIPILGICRGMQVINIALGGTIYQDISVQTGSKLKHSQQAPREYGTHSILIENDSLLSTLLGKEKVTVNSFHHQAVALLGDGLRVSAKSLDGLIEAIEHTQNLFVLGVQWHPEAMGTKEQKKLFSAFLTAAEKFKETGGNNGKIARNS
- a CDS encoding heavy metal translocating P-type ATPase encodes the protein MKVYLKGLTCANCAGKIETAVNALSETRQAEINLVKQTMEVSLSEGTEELGVLQKIEKIVHKFEPDVVVAMENSRAVETAGCSCSHCHEGSREHEDSHALEDDHGHDHGNGEEGEGKKLLIRFGLGGILFLAAFFMSETTWTVPLFLISYGIFGYDVLLRAIKNIARGQVFDENFLMSISTVGAIAIGEMPEAVFVMMFYQIGEAFQDYAVRRSRKSITALLDIRPDSAEVITESGVKRVHPEEVQIGDIILVKAGERIPLDGRVKEGHANLDTAALTGEALPRGVEPGSDVLSGCINLDGNLKVEVTRPFKDSTVMKILEMVENASGKKSKTERFITRFARVYTPVVVGLAVALAVLPPVLGFGEFQMWFGRALIFLVVSCPCALVLSVPLSYFAGIGASSKNGILVKGGGDLDTLCHVSQLVFDKTGTLTKGKFSVVEIEGQEKEELMYLAALGEANSNHPIAEAIVQEYKKTKEISADSAVDYKELGGFGVSYSLNGEQVLLGNHRLMEREKISFKPYQGVGSVVYVAKDGMYMGYIVVADTLKDNCKEALSSLRSMGVHTMTMLTGDRKENAQVMAKELGIDQFYAELLPEDKVRILDEIKGKETGGKVAFVGDGINDAPVLAGADLGVAMGGIGSDAAIEAADVVLMDDDIGKLSVGIRIAKNTRVIVRQNIAFALGIKALVLVLSAVGMATMWMAVFADVGVAVLAILNAMRKK
- a CDS encoding YdcF family protein, translating into MKRFIKSLFIILGLYLACDAFILSLVISFNIGVIATFMVGAVYFIYGFYYEGIQLLSKKGVVKWLKNLFLIGNTIMISAILFIAVFGQIDTATYKEDAVIVLGAGLNGDKITLPLYYRLEKSIEYFNANPNAMIVVSGGQGRNETITEALAMERYLLSKGIPENKIIKEDNSTSTYENFLLSKKLLDTHFKNEYKSVFITNDFHLFRANELSKIVGINSNYLHAKIQWYIAPVNYIREVLALIKLIILRQ
- a CDS encoding ArsR/SmtB family transcription factor → MKHDTITPGDIHVLDEIEQDYLRDVAEFFKVFGDVTRIRLLQSLLAGEKNVGELADCLEMSQSAVSHQLRVLRQNLLVKYRKEGKTVFYSLDDEHVQTILEQGMTHIQHKRGYTE